One window of the Halobacillus litoralis genome contains the following:
- a CDS encoding MFS transporter — protein sequence MKSSSFRFLWIGQTMANLGDVFYIVALISIMYTVSQSAFYLALLPFINTFGRFISGYLSPLLFNKYPLKTLLSGSQISKTFFLFIIASLTTVQSKGSIMIILLIIFTIAFLDGWAAPASRAMLPRLVNKEEIVKANSFFSVISQIIQLGGWALGGILVAWIGGQTVIWLTFILFIISSGLMTLIQDSTEFHLPKEKHPIGTVLKEGWKIIWRTPVFRKIHVVIFIESIANVVWIAAIIYVFVSEVLQKGEAWWGYINTTFFIGLLIGGLFCAKYSSIIEKNLKKLMIFTSFSVSAVTLLFGYNSIAWMSLLLSVLYGIVEQIKSITMETYLQKEASSNDLPKIYGAQGALTSLTFGFASLLLGGMADVFGVQYVFLFAGTLLAVAAVYSFISRGSFPEKYTNDYEV from the coding sequence ATGAAGTCTTCATCCTTTCGGTTTTTATGGATTGGACAAACAATGGCCAATCTCGGTGATGTTTTTTATATCGTCGCCCTGATCTCTATTATGTACACAGTTTCACAGTCAGCTTTTTACTTAGCTTTGCTCCCATTCATTAATACATTCGGACGGTTTATCAGTGGGTATCTATCACCATTGTTGTTTAATAAATACCCATTAAAAACACTTTTATCTGGATCACAAATTAGTAAAACCTTTTTCTTGTTTATTATAGCGTCTTTGACCACAGTACAGTCTAAGGGTTCCATAATGATTATCCTTTTAATTATTTTCACAATCGCCTTCCTCGATGGATGGGCAGCACCTGCTAGCAGAGCGATGCTTCCCAGGTTAGTGAATAAGGAGGAAATTGTAAAAGCGAATAGTTTCTTCTCAGTTATATCACAAATCATTCAGCTTGGTGGATGGGCTTTAGGGGGCATACTAGTGGCCTGGATCGGTGGTCAGACCGTCATATGGCTAACGTTTATTTTGTTTATTATATCCTCTGGCTTGATGACGCTGATTCAAGATTCAACAGAGTTTCATCTTCCAAAGGAAAAGCATCCGATCGGGACAGTTTTAAAAGAAGGTTGGAAAATCATTTGGCGCACACCTGTTTTCAGAAAAATACATGTGGTGATCTTTATTGAATCCATAGCGAATGTGGTATGGATTGCCGCCATCATTTATGTTTTTGTTTCTGAGGTTCTTCAGAAAGGGGAAGCATGGTGGGGCTATATCAATACAACTTTCTTTATAGGCCTTCTCATTGGTGGTTTGTTTTGCGCAAAGTACTCCTCAATCATCGAGAAGAACTTGAAAAAATTGATGATATTTACTTCGTTCAGTGTAAGCGCCGTGACTTTACTTTTTGGTTATAATAGTATCGCCTGGATGTCCTTACTTTTATCTGTACTATATGGCATAGTTGAGCAAATTAAGTCCATAACCATGGAAACTTATCTTCAAAAAGAGGCATCTTCCAATGACTTGCCAAAAATTTATGGAGCCCAAGGAGCATTGACTTCATTAACGTTTGGTTTTGCTTCTTTATTGCTAGGTGGAATGGCAGACGTTTTTGGTGTCCAGTATGTTTTTCTATTTGCGGGAACCTTATTAGCGGTAGCTGCTGTTTATAGTTTTATTTCAAGAGGAAGTTTTCCAGAAAAGTACACGAATGATTATGAAGTTTAA
- a CDS encoding AAA family ATPase, translated as MKLVLLFGPQAVGKMTVGQELEKATELKLFHNHMSIEFLQPYFGFTPEMWDLSNLLRKEFFEAYSKTDNYGLIFTFVWAFNQKEDWNLVEAVVDTFESNGGEVYFVELEADLVERLKRNKTPNRLDHKPSKRNIEQSEQRLVASLDSLRLTSNEGEVVRDNYIKINNNQLKANDVALKVKSEFKL; from the coding sequence ATGAAATTGGTATTATTATTCGGCCCGCAAGCTGTTGGAAAGATGACTGTGGGTCAAGAATTAGAGAAAGCTACGGAATTAAAATTATTTCACAACCATATGAGTATTGAATTCCTACAACCATACTTTGGTTTCACCCCTGAAATGTGGGATTTATCTAACCTGTTGAGGAAGGAATTTTTTGAAGCCTATTCTAAAACGGATAATTATGGTTTGATATTCACTTTTGTCTGGGCGTTCAATCAAAAGGAAGACTGGAATTTAGTTGAAGCGGTTGTTGATACATTTGAATCCAATGGTGGAGAGGTTTATTTTGTAGAATTAGAAGCTGATTTGGTAGAGAGATTGAAACGGAATAAAACTCCTAACCGACTAGACCATAAGCCTTCCAAAAGAAATATAGAACAATCTGAACAAAGGTTAGTAGCTTCATTGGACAGCTTGCGTTTAACTTCTAACGAAGGTGAAGTAGTCAGGGATAATTACATAAAAATCAATAATAACCAATTGAAGGCGAATGATGTAGCTTTAAAGGTCAAGAGTGAATTTAAGTTATAA